CGCAGATCACCCCGCCGCCGGTCATCATGTCGGTGGTGACGTGGGCGGATTGCCTTGTGGCACTGCAACAACGCCAGGTCGACGCGGTGAGCACCGACGACTCAATACTCGCCGGCCTGATGTCCCAGGATCCGTACCTGCACATCATCGGGCCCAACATGAGCGATGAGCCGTACGGAATCGGCATGAAGCTGGAGAACACCGACCTGGTCCGGTACGTCAATCGCACCCTGGAACGCATCCGGCGCGACGGCACCTGGAATGCCTTGTACCGCAAATGGCTGAGCGTGCTGGGGCCCGCACCCGCACCTCCGAGCGCAAAGTACCGGGACTGATGAGTAAAGATCCCGGCAGCCTGGAAGACCCAGAGGATCTGGTCGACGACCCGGACGAAGGCGAAAGTCCGGGCACGCGGCCCGCATCCCTGGCGGACCTGGATGCGGACTCCGCGTCCACGATGCGCCCCATGGCTACCCAGGCCGTCTTCCGTGCCCCTGATTTCACCCAGCCCACAACCCAACCCACCACACAGCCAGAGGTCCGCACCACCACCACGCGAGTCCGGCTCTCCCCCACCCGCAGGCTCGGCGGCGGCCTGGTCGAGATCCCGCGTGTTCCGGAAATCGATCCACTGGCCGCCTTGATGACCAATCCGGTCGTCGAAGAGTCCAAACGATTCTGCTGGAACTGCGGTAAACCGGTGGGCCGCTCTACGGAGGATCGCCCCGCCTGCAGCGAGGGCACCTGCCCGGCCTGCGGGTCCACCTTTTCCTTTCTGCCGCAGCTGAATCCCGGCGATGTGATTGCCGGGCAGTACGCCATCAAGGGCTGCATCGCCCATGGCGGTCTGGGATGGATCTACCTCGCGGTGGACCGCAACGTCAACGACCGTCCGGTGGTGCTCAAGGGTCTGGTGCATTCCGGCGACGCCGAAGCACAGAACATAGCGATGGCCGAGCGGCGATTCCTCGCCGAGGTGGCGCACCCCTCGATCGTGAAGATCTTCAACTTCGTCGAACACCCCGACCAGCACGGGAATCCGGTCGGATACATCGTGATGGAGTACGTCGGCGGCACCTCCCTGAAACAGCCCAAGGGCAAGGCCCTACCTGTCGCACAGGCCATTGCCTATATGCTGGAAATTCTTCCCGCACTGGGCTTTCTGCACTCGGTTGGGCTCACCTACAACGACCTCAAGCCCGAGAACATCATGGTCACCGAGGAGCAGCTCAAACTCATCGACCTGGGCGCGGTGGCCGCGATCAACGCCTACGGCAACCTGTACGGAACTCCCGGCTACCAGGCACCCGAGATCTCCAGAACCGGACCCACTGTCGCGTCGGATATCTACACGGTGGGGCGCACCCTCGCGGTGCTGACCCTGCGCATGCGCACCCGCAAGGGCCGATACAAGGACGGGCTGCCCAACGAGGATCCGGTGCTCGCCAAGTACGACTCGTATCACCGCCTTTTGCGCCGGGCCATCGATCCCGATCCCACCGCTCGATTCGGCAGCGCCGAGGAGATGGTCACTCAGCTCGTGGGTGTACTGCGCGAGGTGGTGGCGCTGGACTCGGGCACACCACGCCCCGGTATGTCCACCCTGTTCAGCCCGTCCCGGTCCACCTTCGGGGTTGACCTGCTGGTGGCCCACACCGACGTATACGTCGACGGGCTGGCTCACCCACCTAGCCTGACGGCACCGGATATCGTTACGGCTCTTCAGGTTCCGCTACTCGACCCCACCGACGTGGGAGCCGCCATCCTGCAGGCAACCGTACTGAGCCAGCCGATACAGACCCTCGAATCCTTGAAGGCCGCCCGCCTGGGCCGAATCGACGCCGACGGGGTGGATCTGACCGAATCGATGGAGCTGCCTCTGATGGAGGCACGCGCGCTCCTGGATCTGGGCGATGTCGCCAAGGCCAACAGCAAGCTGGATCAGCTCGAGGACCGGGTAGGCACCCCGTGGCGACTGACCTGGTACCGCGGCATGGCGGCCCTTCTCAACGGTGACTATGACCAAGCCACAAAGCATTTCACCGCTGTTCTGGACTTCTTGCCCGGTGAGATCGCCCCCAAGATGGCACTTGCCGCCACCGCCGAACTTGCCAATGACGAGAAGAACCTCGACTTCTACCGCACCGTCTGGTCCACCGACAACAGCGTCATCTCCGCGGGATACGGGTTTGCCCGCACCCTGGCCTCCCGCGGGGAGCGGGCCGAGGCAGTGCGCATGCTCGACAACGTTCCTCCCACGTCGCGCCATTTCACCACCGCGCGCCTCACCAGTGCGGTCACCCTGCTCTCGGGTCGTACGCTCTCCGAGGTCACCGAGGACGACATCCGCGAGGCGGCCCGCAGGGTGGAAGCACTACCCGAGACGGAACCGCGTGTGCTGCAGATCCGCGCGCTGGTGCTCGGGACGGCGCTGGACTGGATCAAGACCAATCATTCGACCGGACACCACATCCTGGGTGTCCCGTTCACCAAACGCGGCCTGCGCCAAGGTGTTGAGCGTAGCCTGCGAGCATTGGCCCGCCGGGCCACCGAGCGCACCCACCGTTACGCACTGGTTGATCTGGCCAACGCCACCCGGCCGACATCATTGCTTTAGAGCCGCCCCCACCGCCGCCCTGGCGATGGCCAGTTCCTCGTTGGTGGGCACCACCAGCACCGTCACTCGTGAATCATCGGTGGAGATGCGGCGAATTTCGCTGGATCTCAACAGGTTTCGTTCCGGATCGAGCTCTATGCCGAGCACTTCGAGTCCGGCCATGGCATCGGCACGCAGCACTGCGTCGTTCTCGCCCGCCCCGGCGGTGAAGGAGATGACATCGGCGCCACCCAATGTCGCGATGTAGGCGCCAATGTACTTGCGCAGCCGGTGCACATAAACGTTGTACGCAAGCTGCGCCGATGCGTCTCCCGCCTCGATCAGCCGATGAATTTCACGAAAATCGTTGGCCCCGCACAGTCCGAGCATGCCGGAACGGCGGTTGAACACCGTGTCGATCTCATCGATGCTCATGCCGTGGCGCGCCAAATGGAACACGATGCCGGCGTCGATATCGCCGGTACGGGTGCCCATCACGAGGCCCTCCAGCGGAGTGAGGCCCATCGAGGTCTCCACGGCGCGGCCATGCAGGATCGCCGACGCCGATGCGCCGTTGCCCAGGTGCAGCACGATCTGGTTGATGTCGGCGTACGCGCGCCCCAGGTAGCCGGCGGCCTGCTGTGACACGTATTGATGCGAGGTGCCGTGGAATCCATAGCGCCGCACGCCGTATCGCTCGGCGACCTCACGATCGAGCGCATAGGTGGCCGCCGCTGGCGGCAGGCTGTAGAAGAACGCGGTGTCGAACACCGCCACCTGCGGCACATCGGGCAGCAGGCGCCGGGCCACCTCGATGCCCTGCACACCGGCCGGATTGTGCAGCGGCGCCAGTGACGACAGCTCCGCGATCTGCGCGACCACGGCGTCGTCGAGCACCGTCGGCTCGTGGAACTTCTGTCCGCCGTGCACCACACGATGGCCCACCACCACCACGTCGTCGGTGTTGATGGAGTCGAAAACCAGCCGCAGTGCCTCTTCGTGATTGCGGACCGGCTCTTCACCGATGCGCTCCACCAGCCCGTGCGCGTCCACCCTGCCCGAATCCGGTTCGATGAGCTGGTATTTCACCGAAGACGAGCCGCAGTTCAGGACCAGTACCGCGCTCATCGGGTCAGGTCCTGGGCCTGGATCGCGGTGATCGCGACCGTGTTGACGATGTCCTCCACCAGAGCGCCGCGGGAGAGATCATTGATGGGTTTGCGCAAGCCCTGCAGCACGGGCCCGATGGCGATGGCCCCGGCGCTGCGTTGCACCGCCTTGTAGGTGTTGTTCCCGGTGTTGAGGTCCGGGAAAATCAGCACCGTCGCGCGTCCGGCGACCGGAGAGTCGGGCATCTTGGTGGCCGCCACCGAGGGCTCCACTGCCGCGTCGTATTGGATGGGACCCTCGACCAGCAGCTCGGGCTGCCTGGTACGAACCAATTCAGTTGCGATACGCACCTTTTCAACCTCGGCACCGCTACCCGAGTTTCCCGTCGAGTAGGACAGCATCGCGACCCGCGGGTCGATGCCGAACTGGGCGGCCGTGCGCGCCGAGGAGATGGCGATATCGGCCAGCTGCTCGGAGGTAGGGTCGGGCACGATGGCGCAATCGCCATAGGCCAATACCCGGTCGGCCAGGCACATCAGGAAGATGCTGGACACTGTAGAAACACCGGACGTCGTCCTTATGATTTCGAACGCTGGCCTAATCGTGTGCGCGGTGGTGTGCGCCGCGCCCGACACCATGCCGTCGACGATGTCGTTGTACACCAGCATGGTGCCGAAGTACGAGACGTTGCGCATGATCTCGCGCGCACGATCAGGAGTCATGCCCTTGTGCTTGCGCAACTCGAAGTACTGGCCCGCGAACTGCTCGGCGAGCTCACTGGTCTTGGGGCTGACCACCAGGGCATTCGAGATGTCAACACCCAGCTCGGCTGCGCGGGAACGAATCTCCGCCTCTTCACCCAGGATTGTCAGATCTGCGACCTGGCGCTGCAGCAGTCGCCCGGCCGCCTTGAGGATCCTGTCGTCGTCGCCTTCCGGGAGCACGATGCGCTTACGGTTGTCCCGCGCCCGATCCAACAGCTGATACTCGAACATCTGCGGCGTGGTGACCGAGGGAATCGGAATGGCCAGCTGCGCGATGAGATCCGCGCCATCGACATACCGATCCATCAGCGCCAGTGCGGTGTCGATCTTGCGGGCCGAGGCCACCGTAACCCGGCCCCGGGCATGCGCCGCGGCGCTCGCGGTCTCGAACGTGCCCGAATCCGTCTCGATGATCGGCAACCGCAGCCCGATACCGTCCACCAGGTCGGCGATCCGCGGGTGCAGCTTGAGTCCGCCGTTGAGGATGATCGCGGACAGCGACGGAAATCCTTCCGCCACATGCGCGCTCGCCACCGCCAGCAGCACGTCGGATCGGTCGGCGGGGAAGATGACGGCCTGGCCCTCTTGCAGGCGCTCCAAGCAATGCTCGGCCGTCATGCCCGCCACCATGAAGCTGGTGGCCTCGCGGGACAGTAGCGCCTCGTCGCCGCTGACCAAGGAGCCCTTCACCGCTTTCATGAGCTCTTCTACCGACGGCGAGACCAACAGGGGTACCTCGGGCAGCACCCAGGCGGGCTTGTCGAAACGCGATAACGCCTGGCGCACCTCGTCCAGCTGATCGGGATTACACCGGTTCGCCACAATGGCAGCGGTGTGTGCACGCTGCACCTTGAGCTCACCGAGACAGACCTCGGCAAGAGCCGCCACCTCGTCCGGCGTTCGATCGAATCCCTTGATGGTCAACAGAACCGGTGCGCCGAGATTGACCGCGATGCGGGCGTTGGTACTCAGCTCGCTGGGACTTGCGACATCGGTGTAGTCGCTGCCGACAATCACTACGGCATCACAGCGCTCTGCGACCGCGTGGTACCTGTCGACGATCTGGGCGATCGCCGCATCTGGATCCTGATGGAGATCGTGGTACGAGACGCCGAGACAATCCTCATAGGCGATGTCGGCGGTGCTCTGCTCCAGTAGCAGTTCCAGGATGTAGTCCACACTCTCCCCGGACCGCGCGATGGGGCGGAACACGCCCACGCGTGCCACCGATGCGGCCAGCCGATGCATCACACCCAGTGCGACGGTGGACTTTCCGGTATCACCTTCGGGTGAGGCAATGTAGATACTGGACGCCTTGGGCTCGGTCATACACGCCTTCCTACACGAGTGAATCGCAGCGTCAGAATTTTGAACGGACGCAATGTCAGTTGAATATCGTTGACCCAGAGTTTGATCGCATCCGGATACTCGATCGGCCGTTCCAGCAGATCGGTCACGGCCACCCCGTCGTGGCTGAAATTCGCATGGATGCTCACATCGGCCCGCCCACCGCGCGACTCGTAGAGCCGGACGATCAGATCACCGCTACGGTCGTTGGCCAGCTTCACCGATTCCACGACGACGGCCGGGTTATCCAGTCTGATAAGAGGTTCGATGCTCACTGCGGCGCCTTCGACGACCCGCGTATCGAGGTTGCGCCGGTATCCCTGCTCGACGGCGTCGCCGATCGTCGCGCCGGGGCGCACCGAGAACCTCAATCGGTGATGTCCCTGATCGCAATCGGGATCCGGAAAGAGCGGCGCACGCAAAAGGGACATCCGCACCACGGTGGTGGTGCCACGTCTACTGATGTCGTGCCCGTAGGTCGAATCGTTGGCCACCGCCACGCCGTATCCGGATTCGCCCACATGCACCCAACGGTGCGCACAGATCTCGAACTTGGCTTCGTCCCACGAGGTGTTGGCGTGCGTGGGCCGATACACATGGCCGAACTGGGTTTCCGACGCCGATCGGTCGGCCTGCACGTCGAACGGGAACGCCAATTTGAGCAGCTTCTCGGACTCGTGCCAGTCGATATCGATCTCGATGTCCAGTGCGGGCGCGCCATCCTGCAGCGTGATGCGTTGCACAAGATGTGAATTGCCGAATTCACGCTTGATCACCAGCGCACCGTCCGCGGCGGCAACCGAGCTCGCCGGCGTCAGATTGGTGACGGTGTTCCGGTAGAAGCCGTCGATATCCCAGGCGTCCCACTGGTTCGGCGTATCGCGATGCAACTGCAGCAGATTCCCCGGCGCCGCCATGGCCTCCCGGCCGCTGGCCGCATCGACGAGGGAGACCAACAGACCGTCGGCATCGAAGGTGGCCGCCAGAATCCCGTTGTCCAGCAGGAACCCTCCATCCCTCTTCAGGGGGGTGACGCATGTGGGCTGATCGGCGACAGCGGCGCCCAGCGCGGGTACCCCGTCGCGATCGTGCGGCGCAGCATTGAAAGCCAGTCTGCGGTCACCCTGGCCCGCCAGGGTCCGCGTCGCGGATTCGATGATGGCTTCCAGTCTCGCCGCGATCGCCGCGTAGTTCCGTTCGGCGTCCCGGTGCACCCAGGCGATGGAGCTGCCGGGCAGGATGTCGTGGAACTGCTGCAGCAGCACCAGCTTCCAAATCTCGTCCAGCTCGTCGTACGGGTACTCGTATCCGGCATGCACCGCCGCCGTCGCCGCCCACAGCTCTGCCTCGCGCAGCAAGTGCTCGCTGCGTCGGTTGCCCTGCTTGGTGTTCGCCTGCGAGGTGTACGTGCCGCGGTGCAGCTCCAGGTAGAGCTCACCGGACCAGCGCGGCGGGTTGGCGTACTCGGCGTGGGCGGCGGCAAAAAACTCCGCCGGGGTACCCAGGGCCACCGTGGGTGAGCCTTCCAGCGACCGCTTGCGCGTGGCGTAGGCCAGCATTTCGCGGGTGGGGCCGCCGCCCCCGTCTCCGTAGCCGAAGGGCACCAGCGACATGGTGCCCGCCCCGGAGTCGCGGTAGTTGCGCTGCGCATGCGCAAGGTCGCCGCCGCCCAGATCGGAGTTGTAGGTGTCGACGGGCGGGAAATGCGTGAACACCCCGGTGCCGTCGATCCCTTCCCAGATGAAGGTGTGATGCGGCATCCGGTTGACCGAGTTCCACGAAATCTTCTGTGTCAAAAAGTATTCCGAACCGGCGGCGGTGACGATCTGGGGCATCGCCGCGGAGTAGCCGAACGAATCGGGCAGCCACACCTCCGGGGTGTCGATCCCAAACTCGTCGAGGAAGAACTGCTTGCCCGCCACGAACTGGCGGGCCATCGCCTCCGCGCCGGGCATGTTCGTATCGGCCTCAACCCACATCCCGCCCACCGGAATGAACTGTCCCGCAGCAACTTTCTCCTTGATGCGAGCGAACAGGGTGGGGTACTTGTCCTTGATCCACGCGTACTGCTGCGCCGAGGAGCAGGCGAATCGGAAGTCTGGATGCCGGTCCATCAGGTCGACCATGTTCGAGAAGGTCCGTGCGCACTTACGGACCGTCTCACGCACCGGCCACAGCCATGCCGAGTCGATATGAGCGTGCCCGACGGCGGTGATCCGATGGGCACTGGCATACGCTGGGCGCGCCAGCACCTCGGCGAGTTCGGCACGTCCGTCGGCCGCGGTACCCGCGAGATCCTCGGGATCCACCGTGTCCACCATGCGTTCCAGCGCGCGCAGAATCTCGTGGCGGCGCGGCAGATCCTCGGGGAGCGTATGCATCAGCCCGTCCAGGGTTGCGATGTCCTGCTGCAGCCCCCACAGGTTCAGGTCGCGCAGCGCAAGGTCGATACCACCCAGCCGGTACAGCGCCTCATCACCGGAAGTAGCCTTGTCTCCCAATGGCATTGGCGACCAGAAATGCTTGCCGATGTCCGGGTTGGCGGCGGCCTCGATGTAGAAGTCCACCGGGGCGTCCGGATCGTCGATGGGCACGAACGCGTTGCGCGGCGCGATGCCCTTCACCACGGTGCCGTCGGACCGGTACACCAACCCCTCGGCGTTGAAGCCCGGCCCGCCGGTGAAGCCGAGTTCGACCCTCATCTCCGGGGCACCCTCGGACCGGCCGCGCCACCGCTCCGGAACGGTTCCGGTTACGTGCAGCCACATCGTCGACCAGGGTGGCCCCCAGGGCGTCCCGGGAGTGATCTCGGTGAATTCCTGGGCCGCCGCCTCGGCGAACGGCACCGGCTCCCCTGGTGCGGTCCACGCCGTCAGTGTCAGCGGCGCCGAATCGACGTAGATGGCGCAGTTCAGCCGCTTATCGACGAAACGCCGAATGCGGTCCTCGACAATTCGCCGGTCGTCATGCATGACCTGACCCTATCGGCTCGCCGACTTCGCTCTAGGAGCTCTCGCCAAGACGAACAGTGACCGTCACGCGGCCGCTGTCGTCTTTGCGTGCGATTCCGTAACCGGGCACATCAACTCCGTTGAGCCGGAGCTGCAGCGGCCTGCCCTCTCCGAGGAAATTGCGCCACCATTTCTTGCTTTCGGGGATGCCGACCCAGATCACAATGTCATCTCCCGAACGCCAGTAGTTCACCGGCGTGCTGAAGATCTGCCCCGATCGACGGCCGGTGTAGGTGACGACGGTGAAGTAGCGGCCCGCCACGCTGCGCAGTCCGGGCACGTTCAATGCCATCACCGGCACGGTGTTGACCGCATCGATAAAGCGACGAACTAGGGAACTCATCTGTACCTAACGGTCTTCGCGTAAGCGCTCATCCCAGCTTACGGAGACGAGGTTCAAGATCGTTCTTGAACAGCTCCAGGAACCGCTTCTGGTCGTGTCCGGGTGCGTGGAACACCAGGTGGTTCAGGCCCCAGCCCACATAATCGGCGACCTTGGCGACCGCCTCGTCCGGGTCGGAGGCGACGATCCAGCGCTTGGCCACCTGTTCGATGGGCAACTCGTCGGCGGCGCGCTCCATCTCGATGGGGTCATGGATGCTGTGCTTCTGCTCGGGAGTCAGCGACAGCGGCGCCCAGAAGCGGGTGTTCTCCAGCGCCTTCTCCGGATCGGGGTCGTAGGAGATCTTGATCTCGATCATCCGGTCGATGTCGTCGAAGTTGCGCTCGGCCAGTGCCGCACCCTCCTTGACGGCGGGGATGAGCTTGTCCTTGTACAGCTCCTCGCCCTTGCCGGAGGTGCAGATGAATCCGTCGCCGGCACGCCCCGCGTACTTGGCAACGACGGCGCCGCCGGCGGCGATGTAGACGGGGATGCCGCCCTCGGGCACGTCGTAGATGGCAGCACCCTGGGTGCGGTAGTAATCACCCTCAAAATCAACGCGCTCACCGGTCCACAGTTCGCGCATGAGCCGGACCGACTCGCGCAGCCGTGCGAACCGCTCCTTGAATTCCGGCCATTCACCGATGAACCCGGTGGCAATCTCGTTGAGCGCCTCACCAGTGCCGACACCCAGGAAGATGCGGCCCGGGTACAGACACCCCATGGTGGCGAAGGCCTGTGCGGTGACCGCCGGGTTGTACCGGAAGGTGGGGGTCAGCACCGAGGTACCGAGCTGCAGGCGCTGGGTGCGCTCGCCGACGGCCGTCATCCAGGCCAGCGAGAACGGCGCGTGACCA
This genomic window from Mycobacteroides chelonae contains:
- a CDS encoding nitroreductase/quinone reductase family protein, coding for MSSLVRRFIDAVNTVPVMALNVPGLRSVAGRYFTVVTYTGRRSGQIFSTPVNYWRSGDDIVIWVGIPESKKWWRNFLGEGRPLQLRLNGVDVPGYGIARKDDSGRVTVTVRLGESS
- the pta gene encoding phosphate acetyltransferase — its product is MTEPKASSIYIASPEGDTGKSTVALGVMHRLAASVARVGVFRPIARSGESVDYILELLLEQSTADIAYEDCLGVSYHDLHQDPDAAIAQIVDRYHAVAERCDAVVIVGSDYTDVASPSELSTNARIAVNLGAPVLLTIKGFDRTPDEVAALAEVCLGELKVQRAHTAAIVANRCNPDQLDEVRQALSRFDKPAWVLPEVPLLVSPSVEELMKAVKGSLVSGDEALLSREATSFMVAGMTAEHCLERLQEGQAVIFPADRSDVLLAVASAHVAEGFPSLSAIILNGGLKLHPRIADLVDGIGLRLPIIETDSGTFETASAAAHARGRVTVASARKIDTALALMDRYVDGADLIAQLAIPIPSVTTPQMFEYQLLDRARDNRKRIVLPEGDDDRILKAAGRLLQRQVADLTILGEEAEIRSRAAELGVDISNALVVSPKTSELAEQFAGQYFELRKHKGMTPDRAREIMRNVSYFGTMLVYNDIVDGMVSGAAHTTAHTIRPAFEIIRTTSGVSTVSSIFLMCLADRVLAYGDCAIVPDPTSEQLADIAISSARTAAQFGIDPRVAMLSYSTGNSGSGAEVEKVRIATELVRTRQPELLVEGPIQYDAAVEPSVAATKMPDSPVAGRATVLIFPDLNTGNNTYKAVQRSAGAIAIGPVLQGLRKPINDLSRGALVEDIVNTVAITAIQAQDLTR
- a CDS encoding serine/threonine-protein kinase PknG, producing MSKDPGSLEDPEDLVDDPDEGESPGTRPASLADLDADSASTMRPMATQAVFRAPDFTQPTTQPTTQPEVRTTTTRVRLSPTRRLGGGLVEIPRVPEIDPLAALMTNPVVEESKRFCWNCGKPVGRSTEDRPACSEGTCPACGSTFSFLPQLNPGDVIAGQYAIKGCIAHGGLGWIYLAVDRNVNDRPVVLKGLVHSGDAEAQNIAMAERRFLAEVAHPSIVKIFNFVEHPDQHGNPVGYIVMEYVGGTSLKQPKGKALPVAQAIAYMLEILPALGFLHSVGLTYNDLKPENIMVTEEQLKLIDLGAVAAINAYGNLYGTPGYQAPEISRTGPTVASDIYTVGRTLAVLTLRMRTRKGRYKDGLPNEDPVLAKYDSYHRLLRRAIDPDPTARFGSAEEMVTQLVGVLREVVALDSGTPRPGMSTLFSPSRSTFGVDLLVAHTDVYVDGLAHPPSLTAPDIVTALQVPLLDPTDVGAAILQATVLSQPIQTLESLKAARLGRIDADGVDLTESMELPLMEARALLDLGDVAKANSKLDQLEDRVGTPWRLTWYRGMAALLNGDYDQATKHFTAVLDFLPGEIAPKMALAATAELANDEKNLDFYRTVWSTDNSVISAGYGFARTLASRGERAEAVRMLDNVPPTSRHFTTARLTSAVTLLSGRTLSEVTEDDIREAARRVEALPETEPRVLQIRALVLGTALDWIKTNHSTGHHILGVPFTKRGLRQGVERSLRALARRATERTHRYALVDLANATRPTSLL
- the fgd gene encoding glucose-6-phosphate dehydrogenase (coenzyme-F420), which produces MARELKLGYKASAEQFAPRELVELAVATESHGFDSATVSDHFQPWRYNGGHAPFSLAWMTAVGERTQRLQLGTSVLTPTFRYNPAVTAQAFATMGCLYPGRIFLGVGTGEALNEIATGFIGEWPEFKERFARLRESVRLMRELWTGERVDFEGDYYRTQGAAIYDVPEGGIPVYIAAGGAVVAKYAGRAGDGFICTSGKGEELYKDKLIPAVKEGAALAERNFDDIDRMIEIKISYDPDPEKALENTRFWAPLSLTPEQKHSIHDPIEMERAADELPIEQVAKRWIVASDPDEAVAKVADYVGWGLNHLVFHAPGHDQKRFLELFKNDLEPRLRKLG
- a CDS encoding alpha-mannosidase, translating into MHDDRRIVEDRIRRFVDKRLNCAIYVDSAPLTLTAWTAPGEPVPFAEAAAQEFTEITPGTPWGPPWSTMWLHVTGTVPERWRGRSEGAPEMRVELGFTGGPGFNAEGLVYRSDGTVVKGIAPRNAFVPIDDPDAPVDFYIEAAANPDIGKHFWSPMPLGDKATSGDEALYRLGGIDLALRDLNLWGLQQDIATLDGLMHTLPEDLPRRHEILRALERMVDTVDPEDLAGTAADGRAELAEVLARPAYASAHRITAVGHAHIDSAWLWPVRETVRKCARTFSNMVDLMDRHPDFRFACSSAQQYAWIKDKYPTLFARIKEKVAAGQFIPVGGMWVEADTNMPGAEAMARQFVAGKQFFLDEFGIDTPEVWLPDSFGYSAAMPQIVTAAGSEYFLTQKISWNSVNRMPHHTFIWEGIDGTGVFTHFPPVDTYNSDLGGGDLAHAQRNYRDSGAGTMSLVPFGYGDGGGGPTREMLAYATRKRSLEGSPTVALGTPAEFFAAAHAEYANPPRWSGELYLELHRGTYTSQANTKQGNRRSEHLLREAELWAATAAVHAGYEYPYDELDEIWKLVLLQQFHDILPGSSIAWVHRDAERNYAAIAARLEAIIESATRTLAGQGDRRLAFNAAPHDRDGVPALGAAVADQPTCVTPLKRDGGFLLDNGILAATFDADGLLVSLVDAASGREAMAAPGNLLQLHRDTPNQWDAWDIDGFYRNTVTNLTPASSVAAADGALVIKREFGNSHLVQRITLQDGAPALDIEIDIDWHESEKLLKLAFPFDVQADRSASETQFGHVYRPTHANTSWDEAKFEICAHRWVHVGESGYGVAVANDSTYGHDISRRGTTTVVRMSLLRAPLFPDPDCDQGHHRLRFSVRPGATIGDAVEQGYRRNLDTRVVEGAAVSIEPLIRLDNPAVVVESVKLANDRSGDLIVRLYESRGGRADVSIHANFSHDGVAVTDLLERPIEYPDAIKLWVNDIQLTLRPFKILTLRFTRVGRRV
- a CDS encoding acetate kinase, with the translated sequence MSAVLVLNCGSSSVKYQLIEPDSGRVDAHGLVERIGEEPVRNHEEALRLVFDSINTDDVVVVGHRVVHGGQKFHEPTVLDDAVVAQIAELSSLAPLHNPAGVQGIEVARRLLPDVPQVAVFDTAFFYSLPPAAATYALDREVAERYGVRRYGFHGTSHQYVSQQAAGYLGRAYADINQIVLHLGNGASASAILHGRAVETSMGLTPLEGLVMGTRTGDIDAGIVFHLARHGMSIDEIDTVFNRRSGMLGLCGANDFREIHRLIEAGDASAQLAYNVYVHRLRKYIGAYIATLGGADVISFTAGAGENDAVLRADAMAGLEVLGIELDPERNLLRSSEIRRISTDDSRVTVLVVPTNEELAIARAAVGAALKQ